One genomic window of Polyangium aurulentum includes the following:
- a CDS encoding ATP-binding protein yields MSDVEVNAEVLVHDLTLGLDEVQDTLSAIRNGEVDALVIASDEEPRVFVLKGADRTHSVLFETLNESAMTIAADGSILFANRRFSELIGKPQEGVLGVPLWRFVAPEDAAILEELLAHGQQGSAKGELSFLRSDGQRVPVMLSMSAVAGSDGFCTVVLTDLTPLKDAHAALKRAHDELEARVEARTAELLQVNEALRAEITMRERLEHELRRKAEELVEADRRKDEFLSMLAHELRNPLAPIFTAVEMLRLVTRGEPPTERFRSVIERQVRNLTRLVDDLLDVSRITRRSITLRKQYVDLGAVVRSATDAARTLIDASGHTLEVDMPAMPVIAFVDPTRFEQVLVNLLNNAAKYTERGGKIRLAIECHGEQLEVSVRDTGVGLPADLLPRVFDLFVQGERSLDRSQGGLGIGLTMVKSLVEMHDGTVEARSEGVGLGSEFVIRVPLSPRDAVQGTAVQAPSAAQIVEPEAGAPSRRVLVVEDNPDSAETLSSLLTAWGYDVRFVETGEDALRLVGTFQPHAVLVDIGLPGMDGYEVARKLRDSVPDSVPSRVLIGITGYGQEQDRRLAHEAGIDHHLVKPPDPAALRELLERSIQVASSPQQAVAG; encoded by the coding sequence GTGAGTGACGTCGAAGTGAACGCGGAGGTGCTCGTACACGACCTCACCCTCGGTCTCGATGAGGTGCAAGACACCCTGAGCGCGATCCGCAACGGCGAGGTCGACGCGCTGGTCATCGCCTCCGACGAGGAGCCTCGCGTCTTCGTCCTCAAGGGCGCCGATCGTACGCACAGCGTCCTGTTCGAGACCCTGAACGAGAGCGCGATGACCATCGCCGCGGACGGGTCGATCCTGTTCGCCAACCGCAGGTTCTCCGAGCTCATCGGCAAGCCCCAGGAGGGCGTGCTCGGCGTGCCGCTCTGGCGCTTCGTCGCCCCCGAGGACGCCGCGATCCTGGAGGAGCTGCTCGCGCACGGGCAGCAAGGGAGCGCGAAGGGCGAGCTGTCGTTCCTGCGAAGCGACGGCCAGCGCGTGCCCGTGATGCTCTCGATGAGCGCCGTCGCCGGCTCGGACGGCTTCTGCACGGTGGTGCTCACGGATCTCACGCCTCTCAAGGACGCGCACGCGGCGCTCAAGCGGGCCCACGACGAGCTCGAGGCGCGGGTCGAGGCTCGGACGGCGGAGCTCCTTCAGGTGAACGAAGCGCTGCGCGCCGAGATCACGATGCGCGAGCGGCTCGAGCACGAGCTGCGGCGCAAGGCCGAGGAGCTGGTCGAGGCCGATCGGCGCAAGGACGAGTTTCTCTCGATGCTCGCGCACGAGCTGCGCAACCCGCTCGCGCCGATCTTCACGGCCGTCGAGATGCTCCGCCTCGTGACGCGCGGCGAGCCGCCGACGGAGCGCTTCCGGAGCGTGATCGAGCGGCAGGTGCGCAACTTGACGCGGCTCGTGGACGACCTGCTCGACGTCTCGCGTATCACGCGGCGGAGCATCACGCTGCGCAAGCAGTACGTGGATCTCGGCGCCGTCGTGCGCAGCGCGACGGACGCGGCAAGGACGCTGATCGACGCGAGCGGTCACACGCTCGAGGTCGACATGCCGGCGATGCCGGTGATCGCGTTCGTGGATCCGACGCGCTTCGAGCAGGTGCTCGTGAACCTGCTGAACAACGCGGCGAAGTACACCGAGCGCGGCGGCAAGATCCGCCTCGCGATCGAGTGCCACGGCGAACAGCTCGAGGTGAGCGTCCGCGACACCGGCGTCGGGCTCCCCGCCGATCTGCTGCCGCGCGTCTTCGATCTGTTCGTGCAGGGCGAGCGCTCGCTGGATCGCTCGCAGGGCGGGCTCGGCATCGGGCTGACGATGGTGAAGAGCCTCGTCGAGATGCACGACGGCACCGTCGAGGCGCGGAGCGAGGGCGTGGGGCTCGGCAGCGAGTTCGTGATCCGCGTGCCGCTGTCGCCGCGCGATGCCGTGCAGGGGACGGCGGTGCAGGCTCCGAGTGCCGCGCAGATCGTCGAGCCCGAGGCCGGGGCGCCCAGCCGGCGCGTGCTCGTGGTCGAGGACAATCCCGACTCGGCCGAGACGCTCTCGTCGTTGCTCACGGCGTGGGGCTACGACGTGCGGTTTGTCGAGACAGGCGAGGACGCGCTGCGGCTCGTGGGCACGTTCCAGCCGCACGCGGTGCTCGTGGACATCGGGCTGCCGGGCATGGATGGCTACGAGGTCGCGCGGAAGCTGCGCGACAGCGTTCCGGACTCGGTGCCCTCGCGCGTGCTCATCGGCATCACGGGGTATGGGCAGGAGCAAGATCGGCGGCTCGCGCACGAGGCGGGCATCGACCATCACCTCGTCAAGCCGCCGGATCCGGCGGCCTTGCGCGAGCTGCTCGAGCGGAGCATTCAGGTCGCGAGCTCGCCCCAGCAGGCCGTCGCAGGTTGA
- a CDS encoding circadian clock KaiB family protein, with protein MKTALADVYRPEGALGADDVWEMRLYVAGQSRKSLAAIANLTRLCEEHLQGKYRIEVIDLLEQPQRAQGDQILAIPTLVRKLPAPMRKIIGDLSNTDRVLVGLDLRAR; from the coding sequence ATGAAGACAGCTCTCGCTGATGTGTACAGGCCAGAGGGCGCCCTCGGAGCGGACGACGTCTGGGAGATGCGGCTCTACGTCGCCGGTCAGTCGCGCAAGTCGCTCGCCGCGATCGCGAACCTGACGCGCCTTTGTGAAGAGCACCTGCAGGGCAAGTACCGAATCGAGGTCATCGATCTGCTCGAGCAGCCGCAGCGCGCGCAAGGCGACCAGATCCTCGCGATCCCAACGCTGGTGCGGAAGCTGCCCGCGCCGATGCGCAAGATCATCGGGGATCTCTCCAACACCGATCGAGTCCTCGTGGGCCTCGATCTTCGCGCCCGCTGA
- the kaiC gene encoding circadian clock protein KaiC yields the protein MSQPVNASPPAPRGVEKAPTGIRGFDEITQGGLPRGRPTLVCGSAGCGKTLFGLEFLVRGATQFDEPGAVISFEENVDELTKNVASLGFDLDELVAQKKLVLDYVHVERSEIEESGEYDLDGLFVRLAYTIDSIGAKRIVLDTLEALFSALPNEGILRAELRRLFRWLKDRGVTAVITGERGDGTLTRRGLEEYVSDCVILLEQRVRERVATRYLRVVKYRGTSHGTNEYPFLVQEDGISVLPVTSLGLTHTASDERISTGIPRLDAMLGGKGLYRGSSVLLSGTAGTGKTSLSSHLVAAACKRGERVLYFAFEESQSQLIRNMRSIGVDLKPYVEQGLLRFQTARPTLFGLEMHLATIHRQVDEFGPSMVVVDPITNFMAIGSELEVSAMLMRLIDFLKSRVITGVFTSLTGGGDALERTDVGVSSLMDTWLLVRFLEGNGERNRGLYVLKSRGMPHSNQVREYVMSERGIELLDVYSGPAGVLTGAARLAQEAKERAEAQARMQDIERKQRELERKRALLDAQIAAMRAQFEAEEAEMKTASREHTQLEKELSRDRDDLARARHADAARDTAHVHVNFNGGAE from the coding sequence ATGAGCCAGCCCGTCAATGCATCGCCGCCCGCCCCGCGCGGGGTCGAAAAGGCGCCCACGGGCATCCGGGGCTTCGACGAGATCACCCAAGGCGGGCTGCCACGCGGCCGCCCCACGCTGGTCTGCGGCAGCGCCGGGTGCGGCAAGACCCTGTTCGGCCTCGAGTTTCTCGTCCGCGGCGCCACGCAGTTCGACGAGCCCGGCGCGGTGATCTCCTTCGAAGAGAACGTCGACGAGCTGACCAAGAACGTCGCCTCCCTGGGCTTCGATCTCGACGAGCTCGTCGCGCAGAAGAAGCTCGTCCTCGATTACGTGCACGTCGAGCGCAGCGAGATCGAGGAGTCGGGCGAGTACGATCTCGACGGGCTGTTCGTGCGCCTCGCCTATACGATCGACTCGATCGGCGCCAAGCGCATCGTGCTCGACACGCTCGAGGCGCTCTTCTCGGCCCTGCCCAACGAGGGCATCCTGCGCGCCGAGCTGCGCCGCCTGTTCCGCTGGCTCAAGGACCGCGGCGTGACGGCCGTGATCACGGGCGAGCGCGGCGACGGGACGCTGACGCGCCGCGGGCTCGAGGAGTACGTCTCCGATTGCGTGATCCTGCTCGAGCAGCGCGTCCGCGAGCGGGTGGCCACGCGCTACCTGCGCGTCGTCAAGTACCGCGGCACCTCGCACGGGACCAACGAGTATCCGTTCCTCGTCCAGGAGGACGGCATCTCGGTCCTGCCCGTCACCTCCCTCGGGCTGACGCACACCGCCTCGGACGAGCGCATCTCCACCGGCATCCCGCGGCTCGACGCGATGCTCGGCGGCAAGGGGCTCTACCGCGGATCGAGCGTGCTCCTGTCGGGCACCGCGGGCACGGGCAAGACGAGCCTGTCGTCGCACCTGGTGGCCGCCGCCTGCAAGCGCGGCGAGCGCGTCCTGTACTTCGCCTTCGAGGAGTCGCAGAGCCAGCTCATCCGCAACATGCGCTCGATCGGCGTCGATCTGAAGCCTTACGTCGAGCAGGGCCTTCTGCGTTTCCAGACCGCGCGGCCGACCTTGTTCGGGCTCGAGATGCACCTCGCCACGATCCACCGGCAGGTCGACGAGTTCGGGCCGAGCATGGTGGTGGTCGATCCGATCACCAACTTCATGGCCATCGGCAGCGAGCTCGAGGTGAGCGCGATGCTCATGCGCCTCATCGATTTCCTGAAGAGCCGCGTCATCACGGGCGTCTTCACCAGCCTGACCGGCGGCGGCGACGCGCTCGAGCGCACCGACGTGGGCGTCTCGTCGCTCATGGATACCTGGCTCCTCGTGCGGTTCCTCGAGGGCAACGGCGAGCGCAACCGGGGGCTGTACGTCCTGAAGTCGCGCGGGATGCCCCACTCGAACCAGGTGCGCGAGTACGTGATGTCGGAGCGAGGCATCGAGCTGCTCGACGTCTATTCGGGCCCCGCCGGCGTGCTCACGGGCGCGGCGCGGCTGGCGCAGGAGGCCAAGGAGCGAGCCGAGGCCCAGGCGCGGATGCAGGACATCGAGCGCAAGCAGCGCGAGCTCGAGCGCAAGCGCGCCCTGCTCGACGCGCAGATCGCCGCCATGCGCGCCCAGTTCGAGGCCGAAGAGGCGGAGATGAAGACGGCCTCCCGGGAGCACACGCAGCTCGAGAAGGAGCTGTCCCGCGACCGCGATGATCTTGCTCGGGCCAGGCACGCAGACGCCGCTCGTGACACCGCGCATGTGCATGTGAACTTCAATGGAGGCGCCGAATGA
- the rplM gene encoding 50S ribosomal protein L13 — MNPVPKSFSAKPAQAQADRKWWVIDAEGKPLGRLASQIATILRGKNKPTYTPHVDTGDFVIVVNAKKVLLTGRKLEQKQYVRHSGEPGGFRTESYGHLLERKPELPITKAVKGMLPKNILGRELLTKLKVYPGPDHPHAAQKPQPIA, encoded by the coding sequence ATGAATCCAGTGCCCAAGTCGTTCAGCGCCAAGCCCGCTCAGGCGCAAGCAGATCGCAAGTGGTGGGTGATCGATGCGGAGGGCAAGCCCCTCGGTCGTCTCGCCAGCCAGATCGCGACCATCCTTCGCGGAAAGAACAAGCCCACCTACACGCCCCACGTCGACACGGGCGACTTCGTGATCGTCGTCAACGCGAAGAAGGTGTTGCTCACCGGGCGCAAGCTCGAGCAGAAGCAGTACGTTCGGCACAGCGGTGAGCCCGGCGGCTTCCGCACGGAGTCGTACGGCCACCTCCTCGAGCGCAAGCCCGAGCTGCCGATCACCAAGGCGGTGAAGGGCATGCTGCCGAAGAACATCCTCGGGCGCGAGCTCCTCACGAAGCTCAAGGTCTACCCGGGACCCGACCATCCCCACGCGGCCCAGAAGCCGCAGCCCATTGCGTGA
- the rpsI gene encoding 30S ribosomal protein S9: MAETTNRIYATGKRKTAVARVWISPGSGKVTVNNRPSDDYFVRETNRMIMRQSLELLEVVDQYDVQATVAGGGHSAQAEAVRHGIARALIEADPERRGSLKRAGFLTRDARKKERKKYGQPGARKRFQYSKR; the protein is encoded by the coding sequence ATGGCTGAGACCACGAATCGCATTTACGCCACCGGGAAGCGCAAGACTGCCGTCGCGCGCGTCTGGATCTCGCCGGGCTCCGGCAAGGTCACCGTCAACAACCGTCCCTCGGACGACTACTTCGTCCGTGAGACCAACCGGATGATCATGCGCCAGTCGCTCGAGCTCCTGGAGGTCGTCGATCAGTACGACGTCCAGGCGACCGTCGCTGGCGGCGGGCACAGCGCCCAGGCCGAGGCAGTGCGCCACGGCATCGCGCGCGCCCTCATCGAGGCGGACCCCGAGCGCCGGGGCTCGCTCAAGCGCGCAGGCTTCCTGACGCGCGACGCTCGCAAGAAGGAGCGTAAGAAGTACGGCCAGCCGGGCGCCCGCAAGCGCTTCCAGTACTCGAAGCGCTAG
- a CDS encoding amidohydrolase, with protein MSPSRARRPLPWLLLLLAPACAAQTAPPSKTTQAEKPAIADVSPPWEKRQSAAAGSEAPVPQGPPVLIRNATLMLATGKTIARGSILLDRGKIAAVSEGDLKAPEGARVIDGAGKFVTPGIIDTHSHLGVYPMLGAVGHSDGNEATSPVTPDAQTVDAFWPQDPGIERAVAGGVTTIQVLPGSANLVGGRAVTLKLRPALSPRQMHFPGAPDGLKMACGENPKRTYGGGRHTAPGTRMGNLAMQRRAFLDARKLEEDWVRYRSTEQQRTTDVRKKRAAYEAEVAAREEQKKKCADDPYLASCAEWKKSWDRPLDPPSPGEPTAPPSRDPAKETLIQAMQGKVLVHIHCYRADDMLAMLALADEVGFQVKSFHHALEAYKIRDVLAKRSISASTWADWWGFKMEAYDGIPENIALLQEAGAIPILHTDSEEGIQRMNQEASKALASGRRAGVALTDEDAIRWLTYNPAWALGIEKRVGTLEVGKDADVVLWDKHPFSVYASAEVVWIDGVTVHEKAKKGSPWSDFELGQDIGRPVPLLPGGAQ; from the coding sequence ATGTCGCCCTCCCGCGCACGACGGCCTCTGCCGTGGCTCCTCCTGCTGCTCGCGCCGGCCTGCGCCGCGCAGACCGCTCCGCCGTCGAAAACGACGCAGGCTGAAAAGCCGGCGATCGCGGACGTCTCTCCCCCCTGGGAAAAGCGCCAATCGGCGGCGGCCGGTAGCGAGGCGCCCGTCCCGCAAGGGCCGCCGGTCCTCATTCGCAACGCGACGCTGATGCTGGCGACGGGCAAGACCATTGCGCGCGGCAGCATCCTGCTCGATCGGGGCAAGATCGCCGCGGTGTCGGAGGGCGATCTGAAAGCGCCCGAGGGAGCGCGCGTGATCGACGGCGCGGGGAAATTCGTCACGCCCGGGATCATCGACACGCACTCGCACCTCGGCGTTTACCCGATGCTCGGGGCCGTCGGGCACTCCGACGGCAACGAGGCGACGAGCCCGGTGACGCCCGACGCGCAGACCGTCGACGCCTTCTGGCCGCAGGATCCTGGAATCGAGCGCGCGGTCGCCGGCGGCGTGACCACGATCCAGGTATTGCCTGGATCGGCGAATCTCGTCGGGGGTCGCGCGGTGACGCTCAAGCTCCGGCCGGCGCTCTCGCCGCGGCAAATGCATTTCCCTGGCGCGCCGGACGGCCTCAAGATGGCGTGCGGAGAGAATCCGAAGCGCACGTACGGCGGGGGCCGGCACACGGCGCCTGGCACGCGCATGGGAAACCTCGCGATGCAGCGCCGGGCGTTTCTGGACGCGCGCAAGCTCGAGGAGGACTGGGTGCGCTATCGCTCCACCGAGCAGCAGCGCACGACCGACGTCCGGAAGAAGCGCGCCGCCTACGAGGCCGAGGTCGCCGCGCGCGAGGAGCAGAAGAAAAAGTGCGCGGACGACCCGTATCTGGCGTCGTGCGCCGAATGGAAGAAATCGTGGGATCGCCCGCTCGATCCGCCGAGCCCGGGCGAGCCGACCGCGCCGCCCTCGCGGGATCCGGCCAAGGAGACCTTGATTCAGGCGATGCAGGGCAAGGTGCTCGTGCACATTCACTGCTATCGCGCCGACGACATGCTCGCGATGCTCGCGCTCGCGGACGAGGTGGGCTTTCAAGTGAAGAGCTTCCACCACGCGCTCGAGGCTTACAAGATCCGCGACGTGCTCGCCAAGCGCAGCATCTCTGCCTCGACGTGGGCCGACTGGTGGGGCTTCAAGATGGAGGCCTACGACGGGATCCCGGAGAACATCGCCCTTTTGCAGGAGGCGGGCGCGATTCCGATCCTGCACACGGACTCGGAGGAGGGCATTCAGCGGATGAACCAGGAGGCGAGCAAGGCCCTCGCGAGCGGCCGGCGCGCGGGGGTCGCGCTCACCGACGAGGACGCCATCCGCTGGCTCACCTACAATCCCGCCTGGGCGCTCGGAATCGAAAAGCGCGTCGGCACCCTCGAGGTTGGCAAGGACGCGGACGTGGTGCTTTGGGACAAACACCCCTTCAGCGTCTATGCCTCGGCCGAGGTGGTCTGGATCGACGGCGTGACGGTGCACGAGAAGGCGAAGAAGGGCTCGCCGTGGAGCGATTTCGAGCTCGGTCAGGACATCGGCCGCCCCGTGCCGCTCCTGCCGGGAGGTGCGCAGTGA
- a CDS encoding DUF2062 domain-containing protein — MAKFSLWREELRRAFRDLQGEDLSPARLGLAVAIGLFIGSQPVFGLHLVLVLVVCLRLRLNAVLCYVAANISNPFFAPFLITAEVQLGGRVRTGEWLRLDREIEAGYRALFDFAGYMIIGAPLLGLLLAIVGGVVTWAGVAIKRKIRPASEVLPPYRLPPNAPPWIAAAERVASRYASPESISPAEKSQFHYVRIKLMMDPIARLIADVEGERQGALGEVLDIGTGRGQLPILLLELGRATRAHGVDWDEAKIGHARRAAEAKPDGRPALAATFAREDARRFEATPADTVLLIDLLHYFTIEEQDAILRCAADHVRPGGRLLVREADTERGWRSFATLFEERVFTFLRFNRGERVRFRPAREIAAALEARGFRCEIRPAWGSTPFSNVLIVAHLPAEPPAA; from the coding sequence TTGGCAAAATTCTCTCTCTGGCGCGAAGAGCTCCGGCGCGCCTTCCGTGATCTTCAGGGCGAGGATCTCTCGCCCGCGCGCCTCGGCCTCGCTGTCGCCATCGGGCTCTTCATCGGGTCGCAGCCCGTCTTCGGACTGCACCTCGTCCTCGTGCTCGTCGTGTGCCTGCGGCTGCGGCTCAACGCGGTGCTCTGCTACGTCGCGGCGAACATCTCGAACCCCTTCTTCGCGCCGTTTCTGATCACGGCCGAGGTGCAGCTCGGCGGGCGCGTGCGCACGGGTGAGTGGCTCAGGCTCGATCGCGAGATCGAGGCCGGCTACCGCGCGCTCTTCGACTTCGCCGGCTACATGATCATCGGCGCGCCGCTGCTCGGGCTCCTGCTCGCGATCGTCGGAGGCGTGGTCACCTGGGCCGGCGTCGCGATCAAGCGCAAGATCCGCCCCGCGTCGGAGGTGCTGCCGCCCTATCGCCTGCCGCCGAATGCGCCGCCTTGGATCGCCGCCGCCGAGCGCGTGGCCTCGCGCTACGCCTCGCCCGAGAGCATCTCGCCCGCGGAAAAGAGCCAGTTTCACTACGTGCGCATCAAGCTCATGATGGACCCCATCGCGCGCCTCATCGCCGACGTCGAGGGAGAGCGACAGGGCGCGCTCGGCGAGGTGCTCGACATCGGCACGGGCCGCGGCCAGCTTCCGATCCTGCTGCTCGAGCTCGGTCGCGCCACGCGCGCGCACGGCGTCGACTGGGACGAGGCGAAGATCGGCCACGCCCGGCGCGCGGCCGAGGCCAAGCCCGATGGACGCCCGGCGCTCGCCGCGACGTTCGCGCGCGAGGATGCGCGCCGCTTCGAGGCCACGCCCGCGGACACGGTGCTGCTCATCGATCTGCTCCATTACTTCACGATCGAGGAGCAAGACGCGATCCTCCGCTGCGCCGCCGATCACGTGCGGCCGGGCGGGCGGCTGCTCGTTCGCGAGGCGGACACCGAGCGCGGGTGGCGCAGCTTCGCCACGCTCTTCGAGGAGCGCGTCTTCACATTCTTGCGTTTCAACCGCGGCGAGCGCGTGCGCTTCCGGCCCGCGCGCGAGATCGCCGCGGCGCTCGAGGCGCGCGGATTCCGCTGCGAGATCCGACCTGCGTGGGGGAGCACGCCTTTCTCGAACGTGCTCATCGTGGCGCACCTGCCAGCCGAGCCGCCCGCCGCTTGA
- a CDS encoding M23 family metallopeptidase, with protein sequence MADAPELSNTRDERPDLRANDSLPTDHADLPLSPPPEGDLEDLSPTKRPRVVVPPRRREAEGPPAAPRGPLSGTMSLSSSYGGVESPAPGPMPRPPHGGVYLSPRMTAIFGGLFGLATVTSIVALLIQVVPPRNERAIIAGAALTHQAAVPGEDDAVKTAAKRPKREVVPGPWRLAELAKDASIEIVTGTIAGQSFIDALGEKGVPKAQAYRIMKAFEGTRKFDKCGKKDKFHVALERGTKRVRAFEYEVSALDVFQAREDQGGILAGTKLDMKVAEAEVVSAFYVGSDVFASYRAAGLEDGILGAIDDALGGRTSSEAFEEGSTVRVIAVEETALGLFARYKRVVALEYRPADPAGKTIRIYAFNGQESRGYWDERGRQPYAGGWQSPVPGAPVTSRFNPKRMHPVLKKTMPHNGTDLGAPTGTPVYAAYKGTVDWVGPAGPSGNLVTIMHPNGVQTGYAHLSRFAPGIKVGMKLGSHQLVGYVGSTGRSTGPHLHFSAKKDGKFFDAETLQFNGERVMPPSDRAAFLEVKAELDRRLDAIPLPEPPPEKPQPVAAAAAPTGTSAPAEGAAGPAKPASVPDPSEPAIRPSGFVEDTGGDDDEGGMPIPAPLLSGLPMGPSTATPTASPAGKRPPPAAADAPPDDPGEESEAH encoded by the coding sequence GTGGCGGACGCACCCGAGCTGAGCAACACCCGCGACGAGCGCCCCGACCTGCGCGCAAACGACAGCCTTCCCACGGATCACGCCGATCTGCCGCTGTCCCCGCCGCCCGAAGGCGATCTCGAGGATCTGTCGCCGACGAAGCGCCCGCGCGTGGTCGTGCCTCCCCGCCGCCGCGAGGCCGAGGGGCCGCCGGCCGCACCGCGAGGGCCTCTGTCGGGCACGATGAGCTTGTCTTCGTCGTACGGGGGCGTCGAGAGCCCGGCGCCCGGCCCGATGCCGCGCCCGCCGCACGGCGGCGTGTACCTGTCGCCGCGCATGACCGCGATCTTCGGCGGTCTGTTCGGGCTCGCCACGGTCACGTCGATCGTCGCGCTGCTGATCCAGGTGGTGCCGCCGCGCAACGAGCGCGCGATCATCGCCGGCGCGGCGCTCACGCATCAAGCGGCCGTTCCGGGCGAGGACGACGCGGTGAAGACCGCGGCGAAGAGGCCGAAGCGCGAGGTCGTCCCGGGCCCGTGGCGCCTCGCCGAGCTCGCGAAGGATGCGTCGATCGAGATCGTCACGGGCACGATCGCGGGCCAGTCGTTCATCGACGCGCTCGGCGAGAAGGGCGTCCCCAAGGCCCAGGCCTACCGCATCATGAAGGCCTTCGAGGGCACGCGGAAGTTCGACAAGTGCGGCAAGAAGGACAAGTTCCACGTCGCCCTCGAGCGCGGGACCAAGCGCGTGCGCGCCTTCGAGTACGAGGTGTCGGCGCTCGACGTCTTCCAGGCGCGTGAAGATCAGGGCGGCATCCTCGCGGGCACCAAGCTCGACATGAAGGTCGCCGAGGCCGAGGTGGTCTCGGCGTTCTACGTCGGCTCCGACGTCTTCGCGTCGTACCGCGCGGCGGGGCTCGAGGACGGCATCCTCGGCGCGATCGACGATGCGCTCGGCGGGCGCACCTCGAGCGAGGCGTTCGAGGAGGGCTCGACCGTGCGGGTCATCGCGGTGGAGGAGACCGCGCTCGGCCTCTTTGCCCGCTACAAGCGCGTCGTGGCGCTCGAGTACCGGCCGGCGGATCCGGCGGGCAAGACGATCCGCATCTACGCGTTCAACGGCCAGGAGTCGCGCGGGTACTGGGACGAGCGCGGGCGGCAGCCCTACGCGGGCGGCTGGCAGTCGCCGGTCCCCGGGGCGCCGGTGACGTCGCGGTTCAACCCCAAGCGCATGCACCCGGTCCTCAAGAAGACCATGCCCCACAACGGCACCGACCTCGGCGCGCCGACGGGGACACCGGTGTACGCGGCGTACAAGGGCACGGTCGACTGGGTGGGCCCCGCGGGTCCGAGCGGCAACCTGGTGACCATCATGCACCCGAACGGCGTGCAGACGGGCTACGCGCACCTGTCGCGCTTCGCGCCGGGCATCAAGGTCGGCATGAAGCTCGGCTCGCACCAGCTCGTGGGCTACGTGGGCTCGACGGGCCGTTCGACGGGCCCGCACCTGCACTTCAGCGCCAAGAAGGACGGCAAGTTCTTCGACGCCGAGACGCTGCAGTTCAACGGCGAGCGGGTCATGCCCCCGTCGGACCGCGCGGCGTTCCTCGAGGTGAAGGCGGAGCTCGACAGGCGCCTCGACGCGATCCCCTTGCCCGAGCCTCCGCCGGAGAAGCCCCAGCCTGTCGCGGCGGCGGCGGCGCCGACGGGGACGAGCGCGCCTGCGGAGGGCGCGGCGGGCCCGGCCAAGCCCGCGAGCGTGCCCGACCCGTCCGAGCCTGCGATTCGGCCATCAGGGTTCGTTGAAGACACGGGCGGCGATGACGACGAGGGAGGCATGCCGATCCCGGCGCCTCTGCTGAGCGGGCTGCCGATGGGCCCGTCGACGGCAACGCCCACGGCCTCGCCCGCGGGCAAGAGGCCGCCTCCTGCCGCCGCAGACGCGCCCCCCGACGATCCGGGCGAAGAGTCCGAAGCGCACTGA
- a CDS encoding tetratricopeptide repeat protein produces MDERLKDLLHIGREHYGRREYDRAERVLREVLDKADGFADVHNMLGVILHDRGDLTGAERHFERAVEINPNYTEALMNLSVTYNDRGKYEAARAVYGRIQSTNTGTMTDPFVRGKIANMHADIAQAYADAGCPRDAIDQLKRAVELCPQYADLQLRLGSLYRDQGNHALAREHYSAAITANPRYAQAHVLLGVTMLALGSTDQAIASWRTALGIDPANKGAKMYLRMVEAQRNAKEAAATAAHVAAFLADDDAEGSAEAAQDKPEDGTPTA; encoded by the coding sequence ATGGACGAGCGCCTCAAGGACCTACTCCACATCGGCCGCGAGCATTACGGGCGGCGCGAGTACGACCGGGCCGAGCGCGTGCTGCGCGAAGTTCTCGACAAGGCCGACGGCTTCGCGGACGTGCACAACATGCTGGGGGTGATCCTCCACGATCGCGGAGATCTCACGGGCGCCGAGCGCCACTTCGAGCGCGCGGTCGAGATCAACCCGAACTACACCGAGGCGCTGATGAACCTCTCGGTGACGTACAACGACCGCGGGAAATACGAGGCCGCGCGCGCGGTCTACGGGCGCATCCAGTCGACGAACACGGGCACGATGACCGACCCGTTCGTGCGCGGGAAGATCGCGAACATGCACGCCGACATCGCGCAGGCGTACGCCGACGCGGGCTGCCCGCGCGACGCGATCGACCAGCTCAAGCGCGCCGTCGAGCTGTGCCCGCAGTACGCCGATCTGCAGCTCCGCCTCGGCAGCCTCTACCGCGATCAGGGCAACCACGCCCTCGCCCGCGAGCACTACAGCGCCGCGATCACCGCGAACCCGCGCTACGCCCAAGCGCACGTGCTGCTCGGCGTGACCATGCTGGCCCTCGGCAGCACCGACCAGGCGATCGCCTCGTGGCGCACCGCGCTCGGCATCGACCCGGCCAACAAGGGCGCGAAGATGTACCTGCGCATGGTCGAGGCCCAGCGCAACGCGAAGGAGGCCGCCGCGACGGCCGCCCACGTCGCCGCCTTCCTCGCCGACGACGATGCCGAAGGCTCCGCCGAAGCCGCGCAAGACAAGCCCGAGGACGGCACCCCCACCGCCTGA